A genomic window from Halogeometricum borinquense DSM 11551 includes:
- a CDS encoding PhzF family phenazine biosynthesis protein: protein MSGNRFHIVDVFAERRYAGNQLAVIEDAASLTDEEMQAIAQEMNYSETTFIEGDAADGAWPVRIFTPNAEVPFAGHPTLGTAAVLRERFDAGDEIVLDLAVGEIPVEVRGTGDDQTYWMTQNPPEFGAELDHERLAQVLGLKEDDLDREWPVQVVSTGLPAIMIPLSNRDALGRAAVDLPAYDALLDDVGVENLFPFCADPREDDHHLAARMFSPGYNVPEDPATGSANGCLAGYLARYRYFGDDKVSVSVEQGYEMGRPSVLHLEAEDGVAVSVRVGGEVEFVAEGSLL, encoded by the coding sequence ATGTCGGGTAACCGGTTCCATATCGTAGATGTGTTCGCGGAACGGCGGTACGCGGGGAACCAACTCGCTGTCATCGAGGACGCTGCATCGCTCACAGACGAGGAGATGCAGGCCATCGCTCAGGAGATGAACTACTCGGAGACGACGTTCATCGAGGGCGACGCGGCGGACGGCGCGTGGCCGGTCCGTATCTTCACACCGAACGCGGAGGTTCCGTTCGCGGGGCACCCAACGTTGGGGACCGCGGCTGTCCTCCGCGAGCGGTTCGACGCGGGCGACGAAATCGTACTAGACCTCGCTGTCGGTGAGATACCCGTCGAGGTACGGGGCACGGGCGACGATCAGACGTACTGGATGACACAGAACCCGCCCGAGTTCGGCGCGGAACTCGATCACGAACGCCTCGCCCAAGTCCTCGGACTGAAGGAAGACGACCTCGACCGTGAGTGGCCCGTGCAGGTCGTCTCTACCGGACTTCCAGCCATTATGATTCCGCTCTCCAACCGCGATGCACTCGGCCGGGCGGCCGTCGATCTGCCGGCGTACGACGCGCTGTTGGACGATGTCGGTGTCGAGAACCTGTTTCCGTTCTGTGCGGACCCGCGCGAGGACGACCACCATCTCGCCGCACGGATGTTCTCGCCGGGATACAACGTTCCCGAGGATCCGGCGACCGGAAGCGCGAACGGGTGTCTGGCGGGCTATCTCGCACGGTACCGGTACTTCGGCGACGATAAGGTGTCTGTCTCCGTCGAACAGGGCTACGAGATGGGTCGGCCGTCAGTGCTTCATCTCGAAGCCGAGGACGGCGTCGCGGTGAGCGTCCGCGTCGGTGGCGAAGTCGAGTTCGTCGCAGAAGGGTCGTTACTGTAG
- the rnz gene encoding ribonuclease Z, whose translation MRVTFLGTGGAVPTTERGPSAFLVNRDGERLLFDCGEGTQRQMMRFGTGFTVSHLFVTHLHGDHVLGIPGLIQTWDFNDREEPIAIHAPPGSKRHLQSLVNAGGYRPSFPVNIHEVKPGNVALSGDSYEVRTFETDHRNVRSMGFALVEDDRPGRFNREKAEALGVPVGPDFGRLHEGESVELEDGTVIHPEQVVGDPRPGRRLVYTGDTRPVDATVDVVDEPDLLIHDATFAEDRAERAHGTGHSTGREAAEIANRAGARRLALTHISSRYAGDASPIEREAQAAFDGEAFVPQDGQKIDIQFPDADE comes from the coding sequence CCGACGACTGAACGAGGCCCGAGTGCATTTCTGGTGAACCGCGACGGCGAGCGACTGCTGTTCGACTGTGGTGAGGGAACGCAGCGACAGATGATGCGCTTCGGGACCGGATTCACTGTCTCGCACCTATTCGTCACGCACCTTCACGGCGACCACGTCCTCGGTATCCCCGGCCTGATTCAGACGTGGGATTTCAACGACCGCGAGGAACCGATTGCCATCCACGCGCCGCCGGGTTCGAAACGCCATCTTCAGAGCCTCGTCAACGCCGGTGGCTACCGGCCGTCGTTTCCCGTCAACATCCACGAGGTCAAACCCGGAAACGTCGCGCTCTCGGGCGACAGCTACGAGGTTCGGACGTTCGAGACAGACCACCGAAACGTCCGGTCGATGGGATTCGCTCTCGTCGAAGACGACCGGCCGGGTCGGTTCAACCGCGAGAAAGCGGAGGCACTGGGCGTTCCGGTCGGTCCCGACTTCGGCCGCCTGCACGAGGGCGAATCGGTCGAACTCGAAGACGGCACCGTCATCCACCCCGAACAGGTCGTCGGTGACCCGCGACCCGGCCGCCGACTCGTCTACACCGGCGACACCCGTCCCGTAGATGCTACCGTGGACGTTGTAGACGAACCGGACCTGTTGATTCACGACGCGACGTTCGCGGAGGACCGGGCCGAACGGGCGCACGGAACTGGTCACTCGACAGGCCGCGAAGCGGCCGAAATTGCGAACCGTGCGGGTGCCCGTCGCCTCGCTCTGACGCATATCTCCTCGCGGTACGCCGGAGACGCCTCACCCATCGAACGCGAGGCGCAAGCGGCGTTCGACGGGGAGGCGTTCGTTCCACAGGACGGACAGAAAATCGATATCCAGTTCCCTGACGCCGACGAGTAG